The following nucleotide sequence is from Schistocerca serialis cubense isolate TAMUIC-IGC-003099 chromosome 4, iqSchSeri2.2, whole genome shotgun sequence.
cgtcgtctcacgcggtctgcacgtccagcacgaacgctggtccaactgaggcgccaggtggaaatggcatggcaagccgttccacaggactacatccagcatctctacgatcgtctccatgggagaatagcagcctgcattgctgcgaaaggtggatatacactgtactagtgccgacattgtgcatgctctgttgcctgtgtctatgtgcctgtggttctgtcagtgtgatcatgtgatgtatctgaccccaggaatgtgtcaataaagtttccccttcctgggacaatgaattcacggtgttcttatttcaatttccaggagtgtattaccagtCTGTGCTTTGTCACTTGCCCACAAAGCATTCACAACAGTTCTTTAAATCCTCATCATATTCTATACTTGCACAATAAACTACATGCAACTTCAAAGAAAAATCCTGACCTGAGCAATGTAGAACACACGAAAAGATGAAGTCACAACGGAGCATGTACAGTAGAGAACAGGCAGCTGCGTCACTTCTATCAGTTGATTGTATTGCAACTGATTGTCATTTCAACAGTAGACATTGGTTTCTAGTTATTGTGGAGACTGTGCTACACAACAAGTTTTAGTTCATTTTATTTGTATATCAACATACATTCAAAGAGAAATGGTGTGATTTTCAACTTGCATTTGAAGCAAAGTGGAATAATTTTATTGTGATATTGACCATGTGCAAATTAGCAAATGATGACCAGCTGCCACTGACTGCATGGAGTGGAGAGGTATAATATTGCATGAGCATTctggcctccaaatctttgaacatggtatacTCATCAGTAaaagttattgtgacactgcatatccccatgtgtgtcttttcagctGTTTGTTTGGTCCTAACTTCGTTATTATAGAATATTATGAGTAACTGCATCAAGCTAAGCAGTtggagctcttggaacaagaggatattcggcaaatggactggcctgtctttTCCTCCAACTTAAATCCAATTTAGCATTTGCAGGATGCATCAGGGAGACGTATTAGAGCATGTTCATATACACCAATGATGCTGAAAAAATGGAATGCACTACCACAAGAACTGCTTACCAATTTTATGCCAAGTATGGAAGCACACTGCAAAGCATGCAGCATTGCCatgcatggtgatcacacacccaatTAAGatccatgtcctgccttttgtaatccCCAGGCAACCATCATGTAGTTATTgtttttcaataaaagtgtcatttctgtttgtatcattgtgtatttctttcagttccctCCTGTGAAATATTGTAGCATTTCTTTGTACATATGGTCCAAGATTCATCAAGCtaagttacttggcagtgacacatcatgcaaaagttacttttgtcGTTAACATTTGCACACCAGTCTATCTGTACTCTTCAcagacacagaaaatgcttcgtgaTGGTCTTTTCAGTCATCATGAATTGTAAAAGATGACATCattctgaaatgaaatgttctctgcacaaattaattttttatagaTTTAAACATTGTAATGGACAAAAATTGTCAAAACAATAGTTAAGAATTATCTTGATAATCACATCCCCGCAGAAAGATTGAAATTGATAGGATAAAGCTGTTTTGTTCTGTTGACACTAAAAATCTTATGTGTAAATCGTTTGAGATATTCTTAAAATAAATGCACTCATTAAAGTGAGTATTGCCTCAGATTTTGTATTCTCATGTAAATCCTATATTTTCAGTGGTTCTGTTCTGCCTCGCTGCTGTCATCTTCCCAATGGGATTCAGTGTTGATGAAATTGGTGGGCAGCCATATCAGCTACCACACAGTCACCAAGTAGGAGTTTCGTACATCTTATTTGTATTAGCTCTGTGGATCACCGTAATCTCAGAACTGTTTGCTGGAAAAGTGTGCTTGCCACATTTTTGATATTGTGCTACACAAAGACTATAGTGAGAATACTTGTCACTGTACAAGTTGTTCAAAATAAGGTTTCATTAGAAACTGTCTTAAAGTAGATTCTGTACAATCATGTAGCTTCATATTTCACAAAAATGCACAGATATCAGtattttacaattttataaatgtCTAGTTATTTTAGACATGATTGTATACCTTATAGAACATTAAGACTTCATTTGAACTAGTATATTATATTAAACATGGTTAGACATTTTTTTCACTTAAACTTTGGAGGAGGGGTGATAGGTCAAGACTGTTTCATTGGTCCACAGATCTTTCAATTTATTGAATGTTAACAAAAATACAAAGAATTGTTTTAATCACTTTTCTTAATTTACAGCTTAAATGTACAACCATAAGTATCCCGAATTTTTAGCTGTGTTACACAACAGGAGAAATTCCATATTAAATTGTTATTCTACGATAAATAACATCAATGTGGCAAATTAGAACATGTATTGTTAGCTTTTGAAGAAAGAAAATGGAACACAGATGTTAACTGACCACTGCTTTAAATAAattcatattttattatttctattaaagtatttgcatgataTGTACATTTTTCTATACTTACAAGGAAACAGAATTGGTAGGACAGTACTTACCTCCAGGAGATGAATTTCCAGCACTGACAATACATTCATTTAAAACAGATAAAAACATGGATCCTAACCTTTGAAGCCGCCTAAGGAGGAAAGTAAACTTACAAATAATGTATCTGCTTGTATTGTCAGTACTGGCCATCCATTCTGCTCCTTGTAATTTCAGTTTCCTGAAATGAATTCTCCTATTGATACTACTTACACTTTTCCCAGCATAAAAAGTGACAAAGTGCTGACTCAGATTTTATTTATGACACGGGGTGTTGTGTCTTCTTTTGAATTAAAACAGaatattttgcacattttattGTAGTATGCCACAAGTGTTTTTGTTAtgaattccaaaacaaaaaatgcACTTTTGTAACAGTTTAAAGCGAATTACAATAAAGGTGTGCATCAGCTCTCACAAGCTAAGCCTAATCCATGAGTGGCATTTACTTTATTTCACCAGAATGGGAGTACCGGTGTCTTTAAATTTTAGCCGATTGTTCACAGTAACATTTAATAACAGTTACAATACTCTTACAATAACTACTGCTTGCAAAAATTGAAGAGTAATTAAAAGGTCATCTCTGATGATACGGCTTGCCACATTTTTAATCCCGTTTTTGTATATTTTGTTGCCTCCAATAGACACGAGCTGGGTTACAACATTCCCGGCAAGTTTTTGATCTGAGTGAATTCGTCAAACTTtgtcatttagtaattttcttgttgtaatgattttaTTTAACAACAATGGTGACAGCTCCTCTgttttttaaacacttccgcaagTTCCTGAAATTAACTTGAAGCTGCAGTAGTAAAATTGCACAAGTTTTTGTTCTAATTTAAACACCTCAGCAAGCACTTGCAGAAGTTATTAATTAGTGGACACTTGCCTTAAGCTGTGAGAAGATTTAATCCTGACTTTCTAATTGCCTTTCCAAAACTAAGGCAACAGATATTGTACCCTTTTAAAAATAATGCAAAGGAAAATATAGCTGAACATTTGTCACAAGCAAAAATCATTGTACCCATTTGAAATAACCACAACCAGATTTTCGAGTTGTACCAAGTGTTCTTCtgtgagagcaaatgaagaaagaACGGCCCTGATTGGGTCCAAGCATTGACACTATCCTGCGTAATGCTCTTCTGCCACAGTTACATAAAGGTGGTGTTGCCCTGTTGCTTACACCCGGTTTTTGCTTGGGAGATTGTGTTCTGTCAGATGCAGGACGATTTATAACTTGAAGAGGAGTACGCTCCCCCAACATGGTACAGTTCTTTAATATGACTTGGTCCCTTGAATTTGTATTTCCTTTAGCTaaagtcatgttgtgccacaaagaaCCTTTCACCATTTTCCCCGCTGTTCCTTGATAATCTGATATTTTTCTCTGCCGTGATGAAACAGGTGTATCACTCTGATGTTGTGGAACCATTCCTTTCCTTGTCACTGAATCATGTATGGAATACTTTGTTTGTACATCACTGCCTGTAAGGACACTCTTATAATTCTGTAAAAAGAGAgttttataaagaataaaatttttattttcaaaaaatgcatTGCATGAATTTCACTGATTCCTTACAGTATGCAGGGTTGCTTGAAGAACTTTTGTAATACTCAGGATTGCCCCATCTTTAACCAAGTGGTGCACAAGTGCAGCAGTATTCCGGGCATCAGAAATACCAGAATGCTGGCGCCCTTTAAATTGTAGCCCAACTTCTGACATTGCGCCATTCAAACCCTTAGGCTGACGCTTGTAAAATGCCTGAAATCATGGACATTAAGTGTATTGAATTTTGTACAACATATAGTAATAAAGCAGGAGAACTCCTTAAATACCTTGTAAGTAGCACGTAGATCAATCCATTGATTTAATATTTCAGGCTTTAGTAAATTTTTTCTTCTGCACTCATTGTCTAAACATGTAGATAAATCCCAGTCTGAAAATCAAATTAACATTATGTAAGATACTGTGCtgaatatgattacattttcatttgGCATGgctacatacgaggtgtggctagaaaaaaaccggactgatgctggaaaaaacatttatttacaattatttacaatttcatgttatctccttcaatgtactctcctcctcggtctctacaccgctccacacgaattttccactgttcatagcaatgctgcagatcattttcggtaagtccatacattacttccgtcgctttttcttttactgcttcaacagtctcaaatctagttcctttcaaagctgacttgactttagggaaaagaaaaaagtcacagggggccaaatcaggtgagtagggtggatgatctaagatgggaatgttgtgttttgccaaaaatgtcttcactgacaacgcactgtgagctggggcattgtcttggtgaaggatccatgacttttttctccacaaatcgttccgttttctccgtactcgctcacgtagggtagccaggacgctaatgtagtaatgctgattcactgtttgtccctctggtacccaatcaatgtgcacaatccctttgatgtcaaaaaaaacaatcatcattgccttgaatttcgattttgacattcgtgcttttttttgtcgtggagaaccaggagttttccaatgcatcgattggcgtttagtttcaggatcgtaagtaaaaaaccacgattcatcgcaagtaataacattttgtaagaaggtgggatcactttcaatgttttccaggatatcagaacaaatcattcttcggcgttccttcttttcaattgtgagacactttggattcatttttgaacacactttcttcatgttgaaactttcatgaagaatctgcctaacactttccttgtcaactcctgttaactcagacactgctctgattgttaaacggcgatcttgtcgaacaagtttaccgattttttcaatgtttgcatcagtttttgctgacaatggtctgccagtgcgagtgtcatcactggtgtcttcgcggccatctttaaatcgtttaaaccactcaaacacttgtgttcgcgataaacaatcatcgccgtacacttgttgtaacattacaaacgtttcacttgcagattttcctagtttgaaacaaaatttgatgttaacacgctgttctttctgtacactcaacattttccgacggacagacaaaacgtcaactacttaaaacagacgccatgggcaggctgagtgcaggaggcagatgaaactcgagcagtaggcggagcgagagtcacgtgacaggccacgcaacTTTCAGCcttgttgcattcgttttattgtttcaccaatactagtccggtttttttctagccacacctcgtatacacaCAAGTACACAACCAAAATAGATCAGAAACTGAATGCAAGCTAACAACAAAACAATCATCATCATCCTCCCCCCTCCTCCAACTCCCATTGCATACAATTGTGTATTCAAGACAGAACTGAATAGTTAATGCAAGAGTTTCAACAAAGCTTTATATTTGATGTATTCGACAGACTAATATTGTACATCAGTTAACTTCTGTGACACGGGTAAAAATTTGTTAATGCGCAATTTCCAGTGTTTTGCATTACAGCTCAATTCCTTTTATATACAATACCTCATCATTATATAAATAGTCCTTCACTCTTTTGCCTtatgcacacatcaaaacaagttttgcatcaccccggttcccagaactcctgaagacaaacggtgaaagtggatattgtatcacagacagagtccctttgactgttcagagacatcactcaacctgcccaaagatgtaagcaaccatgcatgaggagcgcctattagacggagggggtacgacagccaatcagttccagtcattctaccgggaaggagatacacagctcgtgttgtctgtagttcaatcatgcctagacggtcaataccgcggtttgatcacatctgcattgttactttgtgccaggagaagGCTCTCAACAGAGGAAGTGTCCAAGCggttcggagtgaaccaaagtgatgttggtcaaacatggaggagatacagagagacagaaactgttgatgacatgcctcgctcaggccgcccaaggtcaaGTAttacagtggatgaccactacctacagattactgctcggaggaaccctgacagctaccCCACCATGCtgcataatgcttttcttgcagccacaggacactGTGTTtagactcaaactgtacgcaataggctgcatgatgcacaacttcaatcctgacgtccatggtgaggtccatctttgcaatcacaacaccttgcagtgcggtgcagatgggcccaacaacataccaaatGGACTGCTccagattggcatcatgttctcttcaacgatgtgtcatatgccttcaacaagacaattgtcggagacctgtttggaggcaacccggtcaggctgaacgccttagacacactgtccaacaagtgcagcaaggtggaagttccctgctgttttgggctggcattCTCACCAAAGGTTTCATTGAAACGAATTCACACCGTAT
It contains:
- the LOC126475435 gene encoding ERI1 exoribonuclease 2-like, which codes for MNHELIKQLARKHGCLERVPIGSSASKAALQKPDQMFDYVIVIDFESTCWDNEDKFKYQPEVIEFPAVLLNTKSGAIEDEFQQYVMPTENPKLSRFCRTFTGIKQEQVDAGVPLATCLLLFSRWIKKITEEKSLIFHKKDSIHKSCTFVTWSDWDLSTCLDNECRRKNLLKPEILNQWIDLRATYKAFYKRQPKGLNGAMSEVGLQFKGRQHSGISDARNTAALVHHLVKDGAILSITKVLQATLHTNYKSVLTGSDVQTKYSIHDSVTRKGMVPQHQSDTPVSSRQRKISDYQGTAGKMVKGSLWHNMTLAKGNTNSRDQVILKNCTMLGERTPLQVINRPASDRTQSPKQKPGVSNRATPPLCNCGRRALRRIVSMLGPNQGRSFFICSHRRTLGTTRKSGCGYFKWVQ